One genomic region from Haloterrigena gelatinilytica encodes:
- a CDS encoding RNA-binding protein produces MQVKSRHHLRSDVVSDVETALEEQLGVSPEGDAYERVEFEDTDWEVVLIDGEPQVAYFDEEPFLTVRGANAYEPEKRLVTVDAGAISFVSDGADVMRPGITEATDDISPDDLVVIAEESHGKVLAVGRARVDGEDMAGDEGKVIDSLHHVGDELYEFSG; encoded by the coding sequence ATGCAGGTCAAGTCCCGACACCATCTCCGCAGCGACGTCGTCTCGGACGTCGAGACGGCCCTCGAGGAGCAACTCGGCGTCTCGCCCGAGGGCGACGCCTACGAGCGCGTCGAGTTCGAGGACACCGACTGGGAGGTCGTCCTCATCGACGGGGAGCCACAGGTCGCGTACTTCGACGAGGAACCGTTCCTGACCGTCAGAGGCGCCAACGCCTACGAGCCCGAGAAGCGCCTGGTCACGGTCGACGCCGGCGCGATCTCGTTCGTCAGCGACGGCGCGGACGTGATGCGACCGGGGATCACGGAGGCCACCGACGACATCTCGCCCGACGATCTGGTCGTCATCGCCGAGGAGTCCCACGGAAAGGTGCTGGCGGTCGGCCGCGCTCGCGTCGACGGCGAGGATATGGCCGGCGACGAGGGGAAGGTCATCGACTCGCTGCACCACGTCGGCGACGAACTCTACGAGTTCTCCGGCTAA
- the nirK gene encoding copper-containing nitrite reductase, whose protein sequence is MTTTAANRRQFMAALGAAGTVAVAGCLGGDEPQGDSATTDPETDGEEGLSAAKAVAVDRIARDPTDIPAPVDWTEPREHDVTVRTERLVAEIEPGVTFEYMTFEGQVPGPMIRVREGDRITLTFEVPEDLNMAQHNMDFHAVYGPGGGAEATTVSPGDDPAQISFTADYPGVFIYHCAIPNMDYHISSGMFGAILVEPEEGLPEVDREYYLGQHELYTDGDVGEEGHHAFDFDAMLAEQPTYVVFNGQAYGLTEDHAMRAKTGETVRVYFANGGPNLTSAVHPIGNVWSRYYRDGDLLTDPDRNIETAPVAPGTTTAGEMEFPVPGPVKIVDHALTRATRRGALAEIHVEGDPARDLYDENP, encoded by the coding sequence ATGACAACGACAGCAGCGAACCGACGGCAGTTCATGGCGGCACTGGGCGCGGCCGGCACCGTCGCGGTGGCCGGTTGCCTCGGTGGCGACGAGCCCCAGGGGGACAGCGCGACGACCGACCCCGAGACGGACGGCGAGGAGGGACTGTCGGCGGCGAAGGCTGTCGCCGTCGACCGGATCGCCCGCGATCCGACCGACATCCCCGCGCCGGTCGACTGGACCGAGCCCCGCGAACACGACGTGACCGTCCGCACCGAGCGACTGGTCGCCGAAATCGAGCCCGGGGTTACGTTCGAGTACATGACCTTCGAGGGCCAGGTTCCGGGGCCGATGATTCGGGTCCGTGAAGGAGATCGGATCACCCTCACCTTCGAGGTGCCCGAGGACCTGAACATGGCCCAGCACAACATGGACTTCCACGCGGTCTACGGGCCCGGCGGGGGCGCCGAGGCGACGACGGTCAGCCCCGGCGACGATCCCGCCCAGATCAGCTTCACGGCCGATTACCCCGGGGTGTTCATCTACCACTGCGCGATCCCGAACATGGACTACCACATCAGCTCGGGCATGTTCGGCGCGATCCTCGTCGAGCCCGAGGAGGGCCTCCCGGAGGTCGACCGCGAGTACTACCTCGGCCAGCACGAGCTCTACACCGACGGCGATGTCGGCGAGGAGGGCCACCACGCCTTCGACTTCGACGCCATGCTCGCCGAACAGCCCACCTACGTCGTCTTCAACGGCCAGGCCTACGGCCTCACCGAAGACCACGCCATGCGGGCTAAAACCGGCGAGACCGTCCGGGTGTACTTCGCCAACGGCGGTCCCAACCTCACCAGCGCCGTCCACCCCATCGGCAACGTCTGGAGCCGCTACTACCGCGACGGCGACCTCCTGACCGACCCCGACCGCAACATCGAGACGGCCCCGGTCGCGCCCGGCACGACGACCGCCGGCGAGATGGAGTTCCCCGTTCCCGGTCCCGTCAAGATCGTCGACCACGCGCTGACCCGCGCCACTCGCAGGGGCGCCCTCGCCGAAATCCACGTCGAGGGCGACCCCGCTCGCGACCTCTACGACGAGAACCCGTGA
- a CDS encoding DUF7557 family protein has translation MTHTIELSDDMKERLDSHCEEGESYEEFLEELLSIYETEGAFLQEGYSE, from the coding sequence ATGACTCACACCATCGAACTCAGCGACGACATGAAAGAACGGCTCGACAGCCACTGCGAAGAGGGCGAGTCCTACGAGGAGTTCCTCGAGGAACTCCTCTCGATCTACGAGACCGAGGGCGCGTTCCTGCAGGAAGGCTACTCCGAGTGA
- the nrfD gene encoding NrfD/PsrC family molybdoenzyme membrane anchor subunit, which translates to MSTKTPRKADILRPIQNTSTKYFALVAVAGLAFTLFLLGWFYQLWEGMVVTGLADWGSGGGVTWGVYIGAFIWWVGIAHGGIILSAAVRLLGMERYMPVARLAELLTIAGLSAAGFYIIVHMGRPDRMVTSVLGHYHITVHNSPLVWDVTVITAYLVLTATYLSLTLRYDVSRLRDQLPDRFDPIYRFLTIGYTEKEDEVIDRMVWWLALAIIIMAPLLLHGGVIPWLFAVIPTMPGWFGAVQGPQFLTIALTSAISGVILLSYAFRWAYDWDHIITDDIFRGLLLWLGFFCLLFLWLQLQQLTTGLFAAPVDVTHAAEGRIHQPLYVLAMGLVAATLAFIFAQTIRPALFTKKRAVVSGLAVLTGTLIEKILFVVEGFLHPTMDIYGAVPGEYFPSLIEISSLTGTVGMVTLFFLTVAKLFPVVELHAIEHLQEKQAPQEEPVIHDD; encoded by the coding sequence ATGAGTACGAAAACGCCGCGGAAGGCCGACATCCTGCGCCCGATACAGAACACCTCGACGAAGTACTTCGCGCTGGTCGCCGTCGCCGGACTGGCGTTTACCCTGTTCCTGCTGGGCTGGTTCTACCAGCTCTGGGAGGGGATGGTCGTCACCGGCCTCGCGGACTGGGGGTCGGGCGGCGGCGTCACGTGGGGCGTCTACATCGGCGCGTTCATCTGGTGGGTCGGGATCGCACACGGCGGGATCATCCTCTCGGCCGCCGTCCGGCTGCTCGGCATGGAACGCTACATGCCGGTCGCTCGCCTGGCCGAGCTCCTGACGATCGCCGGCCTCTCGGCGGCCGGCTTCTACATCATCGTCCACATGGGCCGTCCGGACCGGATGGTCACGAGCGTGCTGGGCCACTACCACATCACGGTTCACAACTCGCCGCTGGTGTGGGACGTGACCGTCATCACCGCCTACCTCGTGTTGACGGCGACCTACCTGTCGCTGACGCTGCGCTACGACGTCAGCCGCCTGCGCGATCAGCTACCGGATCGGTTCGATCCGATCTACCGGTTCCTGACGATCGGCTACACCGAGAAGGAAGACGAGGTCATCGACCGGATGGTCTGGTGGCTCGCGCTGGCGATCATCATCATGGCGCCGCTCCTGCTCCACGGCGGCGTCATTCCGTGGCTGTTCGCGGTGATCCCGACGATGCCGGGCTGGTTCGGCGCCGTTCAGGGGCCGCAGTTCCTCACGATCGCCCTGACGTCGGCGATCAGCGGCGTGATCCTGCTGTCCTACGCCTTCCGCTGGGCCTACGACTGGGATCACATCATCACCGACGACATCTTCCGCGGGCTGCTGCTGTGGCTCGGCTTCTTCTGTCTGCTCTTCCTCTGGCTGCAGCTCCAGCAGCTCACGACCGGCCTGTTCGCGGCGCCCGTGGACGTGACCCACGCCGCGGAGGGGCGGATTCACCAGCCGCTCTACGTGCTCGCGATGGGGCTCGTCGCCGCGACGCTCGCGTTCATCTTCGCACAGACGATCCGGCCGGCGCTGTTCACCAAGAAGCGGGCCGTCGTCTCCGGCCTCGCGGTGCTCACCGGCACGCTGATCGAGAAGATCCTGTTCGTCGTCGAGGGGTTCCTGCACCCGACCATGGACATCTACGGCGCGGTGCCCGGCGAGTACTTCCCGAGTCTCATCGAGATCTCGTCGCTGACCGGCACGGTCGGGATGGTGACCCTGTTCTTCCTCACGGTGGCCAAACTGTTCCCGGTCGTCGAGCTCCACGCGATCGAACACCTTCAGGAGAAACAGGCGCCCCAGGAGGAACCGGTGATTCACGACGACTGA
- a CDS encoding GNAT family N-acetyltransferase, whose translation MSRAVRPATRDDVWAIHQTARESWHAAYDEILGADRVDEVVDDWYAIGDLESSIDGASERADVAFLVAESADDGARTRSTDDRADRIGEFDRECAGFAHAVPWPEDPAVGYLARLYVTPEIWGEGTGTQLLTRLEADLGDAFDRLRLAVLAANDVGIAFYESAGFERVATRENDLAAGLEEYVYERPIASADGER comes from the coding sequence GTGAGTCGAGCCGTCCGGCCGGCGACGCGCGACGACGTCTGGGCGATCCACCAGACGGCCCGCGAGAGCTGGCACGCCGCCTACGACGAGATCCTCGGCGCCGACCGGGTCGACGAGGTCGTCGACGACTGGTACGCGATCGGCGACCTCGAGTCGTCGATCGACGGCGCGAGCGAGCGGGCGGACGTGGCCTTCCTCGTCGCCGAGTCGGCCGACGACGGCGCTCGAACGCGATCGACGGACGACCGCGCAGACCGCATCGGCGAGTTCGACCGCGAGTGTGCCGGGTTCGCCCACGCCGTCCCGTGGCCCGAGGACCCGGCGGTCGGCTATCTCGCGCGCCTGTACGTCACCCCCGAGATCTGGGGAGAGGGGACCGGGACGCAGTTGTTAACGCGACTCGAGGCCGACCTCGGGGACGCGTTCGACCGCCTTCGGCTGGCCGTCCTCGCGGCCAACGACGTCGGGATCGCGTTTTACGAATCCGCGGGGTTCGAACGCGTCGCGACCCGGGAGAACGATCTGGCCGCCGGCCTCGAGGAGTACGTCTACGAGCGACCGATCGCGAGCGCGGACGGGGAGAGATAG
- the uvrA gene encoding excinuclease ABC subunit UvrA, giving the protein MSKDYIEVRGAEEHNLKDLDVTIPREEFTVVTGLSGSGKSSLAFETIYAEGQRRYIESLSAYARNFLGQMDKPQVETVEGLSPAISIDQKNAANNPRSTVGTVTELHDYLRLLYARVGTPHCPECGREVGEQSAQNMVERILELPEGTKVKLAAPVVRDQKGAFEDLFEELVSEGYARVEIDGEEHDLTLDDPDLDENFDHTVDVIVDRVKVSAEDRPRIIDSVETALDEAEGVLKVILPDAPKDVASDLGDAARRTGALGDETEEDDRFVVEFSKDLACTHCGIDVPEIETRSFSFNSPHGACPECEGLGETKEVDEDLVVQDESKPLKHVFEAWSYNRSYYRTRLDAVAEHFDVSLSTPFEELDEDVQRAFLYGTDGEVVFKRSTKNGTRRKRKRFEGVIPNLERRYVETDSDSTREHIEDYMSATECPACDGTRLKAASRAVLVDETAITEINAMSIGDALEHFESMEADLTEREKVIAEEILKEIRARLGFMCEVGLDYLTLDREAATLSGGESQRIRLATQIGSGLVGVLYVLDEPSIGLHQRDNDRLLDTLEELRDLGNTLIVVEHDEETMRRADQVIDMGPGPGKRGGEVVANGPVEEVKATEGSVTGDYLSGRRQIPVPDERRDPDGALTIRGARQHNLDDVDVDIPLGNFTAITGVSGSGKSTLMHEVLYKGLAREMNDNTSVIPGDHDALEGLDAIETVRLIDQSPIGRTPRSNPATYTNVFDYIRELFAQTKLAKQRGYEKGRFSFNVKGGRCEECGGQGTVKIEMNFLSDVYVPCEECDGARYNDATLDVTYKGKTIADVLEMEVEEAYEFFESSSQIRRRLKLLKDVGLDYMKLGQPSTTLSGGEAQRIKLAEELGKKDTGETLYLLDEPTTGLHSEDERKLIDVLHRLTDNGNTVVVIEHELDLVKNADHIIDLGPEGGENGGEIVATGTPEEVARLDDSHTGRYLRDLLPKVDIEGPRGERVEPVTAPMDDD; this is encoded by the coding sequence ATGAGCAAGGACTACATCGAGGTGCGGGGCGCGGAGGAACACAACCTCAAGGACCTCGACGTCACCATTCCCCGCGAGGAGTTCACCGTCGTCACCGGCCTTTCGGGGTCGGGCAAGTCCTCGCTGGCGTTCGAGACGATCTACGCCGAGGGCCAACGCCGGTACATCGAGAGTCTCTCGGCCTATGCCCGGAACTTCCTCGGTCAGATGGACAAGCCGCAGGTCGAGACCGTCGAAGGCCTCTCCCCGGCGATCTCGATCGACCAGAAGAACGCCGCGAACAACCCCCGATCGACGGTGGGGACCGTCACGGAACTCCACGACTATCTCCGTCTCCTCTACGCCCGCGTCGGCACCCCTCACTGTCCCGAGTGCGGCCGCGAAGTCGGCGAACAGTCGGCCCAGAACATGGTCGAACGCATCCTCGAGCTCCCCGAGGGCACGAAGGTCAAGCTGGCGGCGCCGGTCGTCCGCGACCAGAAGGGCGCCTTCGAGGACCTCTTCGAGGAACTCGTCTCGGAGGGGTACGCCCGCGTCGAGATCGACGGCGAGGAACACGACCTCACGCTGGACGATCCCGATCTGGACGAGAACTTCGACCACACCGTCGACGTCATCGTCGACCGCGTGAAGGTCTCCGCGGAGGACCGCCCGCGCATCATCGACAGCGTCGAAACCGCGCTCGACGAGGCCGAGGGCGTCCTGAAGGTCATCCTGCCGGACGCGCCGAAGGACGTCGCGAGCGACCTGGGCGACGCGGCCCGCCGGACGGGCGCCCTGGGCGACGAGACCGAGGAGGACGACCGCTTCGTCGTCGAGTTCTCGAAGGACCTCGCCTGCACGCACTGCGGAATCGACGTCCCCGAGATCGAGACCCGCTCCTTCTCCTTTAACTCGCCCCACGGCGCCTGTCCCGAGTGCGAAGGGCTGGGCGAGACCAAGGAGGTCGACGAGGACCTCGTCGTGCAAGACGAGTCCAAGCCGCTCAAGCACGTCTTCGAGGCCTGGAGCTACAACCGGTCGTACTACCGAACCCGCCTCGACGCCGTCGCCGAGCACTTCGACGTCTCGCTGTCGACGCCGTTCGAGGAGTTAGACGAGGACGTCCAGCGGGCGTTCCTCTACGGCACCGACGGCGAGGTCGTGTTCAAGCGGAGCACGAAAAACGGCACCCGCCGGAAGCGAAAGCGCTTCGAGGGCGTCATTCCGAACCTCGAGCGCCGGTACGTCGAGACCGACTCCGACTCGACCAGAGAGCACATCGAGGACTACATGTCCGCGACGGAGTGTCCGGCCTGTGACGGCACGCGGCTGAAGGCCGCGAGTCGAGCCGTGCTCGTCGACGAGACGGCGATCACCGAGATCAACGCGATGAGCATCGGCGACGCCTTGGAACACTTCGAATCGATGGAAGCCGACCTCACCGAGCGCGAGAAGGTCATCGCCGAGGAGATCTTAAAGGAGATCCGCGCGCGACTCGGCTTCATGTGCGAGGTCGGGCTGGACTACCTCACGCTCGACCGGGAGGCCGCGACGCTGTCGGGCGGAGAGAGCCAGCGCATCCGCCTCGCCACGCAGATCGGCTCCGGCCTCGTCGGCGTCCTCTACGTGTTAGACGAGCCCTCGATCGGGCTCCACCAGCGGGACAACGACCGCCTGCTCGACACCTTAGAGGAACTGCGGGACCTCGGAAACACCCTCATCGTCGTCGAACACGACGAGGAGACGATGCGCCGGGCGGACCAGGTCATCGACATGGGTCCCGGCCCGGGGAAGCGCGGCGGCGAGGTCGTCGCCAACGGCCCCGTCGAGGAGGTCAAAGCGACCGAGGGCTCCGTGACGGGCGATTACCTCTCGGGCCGCCGGCAGATTCCGGTGCCCGACGAACGCCGCGATCCCGACGGTGCGCTGACGATCCGCGGCGCCCGTCAGCACAACTTAGACGACGTGGACGTCGACATCCCGCTGGGTAACTTCACGGCGATCACGGGCGTCTCCGGCTCCGGCAAGTCGACCCTGATGCACGAGGTGCTCTACAAGGGGCTGGCCCGCGAGATGAACGACAACACGTCGGTCATCCCGGGCGACCACGACGCCCTCGAGGGCCTCGACGCGATCGAGACCGTGCGCCTGATCGACCAGTCGCCGATCGGCCGCACGCCCCGCTCGAACCCGGCGACGTACACCAACGTCTTCGACTACATCCGCGAGCTGTTCGCCCAGACGAAGCTGGCGAAACAGCGCGGCTACGAGAAGGGCCGATTCTCCTTCAACGTCAAGGGCGGCCGCTGCGAGGAGTGTGGCGGGCAAGGGACCGTGAAGATCGAGATGAACTTCCTCTCGGACGTCTACGTCCCCTGCGAGGAGTGCGACGGCGCGCGATACAACGACGCCACGCTCGACGTCACCTACAAGGGCAAGACCATCGCCGACGTCCTCGAGATGGAAGTCGAGGAGGCCTACGAGTTCTTCGAGTCCTCGAGCCAGATCCGGCGGCGCCTGAAGCTGCTGAAGGACGTCGGCTTAGACTACATGAAGCTCGGCCAGCCCTCCACGACGCTGTCGGGCGGCGAGGCCCAGCGGATCAAGCTCGCCGAAGAGTTGGGGAAGAAGGACACGGGCGAGACGCTCTACCTGCTCGACGAGCCCACCACCGGGCTCCACAGCGAGGACGAGCGCAAGCTCATCGACGTGCTCCACCGGCTGACCGACAACGGCAACACCGTCGTCGTCATCGAGCACGAACTCGACCTCGTGAAGAACGCCGACCACATCATCGACCTCGGCCCCGAGGGCGGCGAGAACGGCGGCGAGATCGTCGCGACGGGGACGCCGGAGGAGGTCGCGCGACTCGACGACTCCCACACCGGCCGCTACCTGCGCGATCTGCTCCCGAAGGTCGACATCGAGGGGCCCCGCGGCGAGCGCGTCGAACCCGTGACGGCGCCGATGGACGACGACTGA
- a CDS encoding aminotransferase class V-fold PLP-dependent enzyme, whose protein sequence is MDPIELRETMPALESGAYFNWGAGGPSPRRVVEAAESSLESHEFEAPTNEGQYPAAFDAYDEARDAIAGLLGAAPAEIALTESTTDGINRVAGALDWDDGDTVVRTDLEHAAGVLPWRRLERERGVDVRVLETERGRLALEDVTAAAEEATLFCVSSLTWTHGTRLPVSEIVDIARDAGALVLVDAVQAPGQSPVDVREWGADFVVAAGHKWLVSPFGSGFMYVRDGVARDHDLVPAAIGYRSVVDPDATDYEYAPGAGRFEVGTSSPAPHAGLAESIRTLEEIGIDAIESRIERLTDRLKDGLEDDRLLSPRAFESGLVTVDVDDPEATVERLSDAGIVVRSLPAPDAIRASVHAFNTREDIDRLLEALSNG, encoded by the coding sequence ATGGACCCCATCGAGTTGCGCGAGACGATGCCGGCCCTCGAGTCCGGCGCGTATTTCAACTGGGGCGCGGGCGGCCCGAGCCCGCGCCGCGTCGTCGAGGCGGCCGAATCGAGCCTCGAGTCCCACGAGTTCGAGGCCCCGACGAACGAGGGGCAGTATCCCGCGGCGTTCGACGCCTACGACGAGGCGCGGGACGCGATCGCGGGCCTGCTGGGCGCCGCGCCCGCCGAGATCGCGCTCACGGAGAGCACGACCGACGGGATCAACCGCGTCGCGGGCGCGCTCGACTGGGACGACGGCGATACCGTCGTCCGAACCGACCTCGAGCACGCCGCCGGCGTGCTCCCGTGGCGGCGCCTCGAGCGCGAGCGGGGAGTCGACGTGCGGGTCCTCGAAACCGAGCGCGGACGGCTTGCTCTCGAGGACGTGACGGCGGCGGCCGAGGAGGCGACGCTGTTCTGCGTGAGTTCGCTCACCTGGACCCACGGTACCCGACTGCCGGTGTCAGAAATCGTCGACATCGCCCGCGACGCCGGCGCGCTGGTCCTCGTCGACGCCGTGCAGGCGCCCGGCCAGTCGCCGGTCGACGTCCGCGAATGGGGCGCCGACTTCGTCGTCGCCGCGGGACACAAGTGGCTCGTCAGCCCCTTCGGCTCCGGGTTCATGTACGTCCGAGACGGCGTCGCACGCGATCACGACCTCGTTCCCGCCGCGATCGGCTACCGCAGCGTCGTCGACCCGGACGCAACGGACTACGAGTACGCGCCGGGTGCCGGGCGGTTCGAAGTCGGCACGTCGAGCCCCGCGCCGCACGCGGGGCTGGCGGAATCGATTCGGACGCTCGAGGAGATCGGCATCGACGCGATCGAATCGCGGATCGAACGGCTCACGGACCGGCTCAAGGACGGTCTCGAGGACGACCGACTACTGAGTCCGCGGGCCTTCGAGTCCGGCCTCGTCACCGTCGACGTCGACGACCCCGAGGCGACCGTCGAGCGGCTTTCGGACGCCGGCATCGTCGTCAGGTCGTTGCCAGCCCCCGATGCGATCCGGGCGTCGGTCCACGCGTTCAACACCAGGGAGGATATCGATCGGCTGCTCGAGGCGCTGTCGAACGGCTGA
- a CDS encoding serine hydrolase domain-containing protein, translating to MTRLRDSDRERIAALFDRHLEVGLHHGAQLAVYVDGERVLDLAGGREGPDGDRETPETRHVLFSCTKPYAAVTLHTLVDEGELAYDDRVVDHWPEFADEGTEKAEITVRQVLSHTAGLNQGEIDDRPDLWTDWDAAVAQIEAMEPNFPPGETPAYHALTFGWLVGELVRRVSGSSIEEAAKERVFEPLGMDDTGIGLRENEDDDVATLVGFDAFDRCRDPGEGLGDNAEVAAPFNAEEIHRAVIPAANGIGTAGDMARFYACLANGGELEGTRLLSAETVERMTALEAETDADGTLGREGRFALGFWKGGTTVAPYGTLSPERVFGHAGLGSSVGWADPEENIAFSYVTNGVRDGSYEHVARVNALADAVRLAVLSD from the coding sequence ATGACACGACTCCGCGATTCGGATCGCGAGCGGATCGCCGCCCTGTTCGACCGCCACCTCGAGGTCGGGCTCCACCACGGCGCGCAGCTGGCCGTCTACGTCGACGGTGAGCGGGTGCTCGACCTCGCGGGCGGCCGCGAGGGGCCAGACGGCGACCGCGAGACCCCCGAGACGCGACACGTGCTGTTCTCGTGTACGAAGCCCTACGCCGCCGTGACGCTGCACACGCTGGTCGACGAGGGGGAACTCGCGTACGACGACCGGGTGGTCGATCACTGGCCGGAGTTCGCCGACGAGGGGACCGAGAAGGCCGAGATCACCGTCCGACAGGTCCTCAGCCACACCGCGGGACTCAATCAGGGAGAGATCGACGACCGGCCCGACCTCTGGACCGACTGGGACGCCGCGGTCGCACAGATCGAGGCGATGGAGCCGAACTTCCCGCCGGGCGAGACGCCGGCCTACCACGCGCTCACCTTCGGCTGGCTGGTCGGCGAACTCGTCCGTCGGGTGTCCGGATCGTCGATCGAGGAGGCCGCAAAAGAGCGCGTGTTCGAGCCGCTGGGAATGGACGACACCGGAATCGGCCTCCGGGAGAACGAGGACGACGACGTGGCAACGCTAGTCGGTTTCGATGCGTTCGACCGCTGTCGAGACCCCGGCGAGGGGCTCGGGGACAACGCCGAGGTCGCGGCGCCGTTCAACGCCGAGGAGATCCACCGCGCCGTGATCCCGGCGGCCAACGGGATCGGAACCGCCGGCGACATGGCGCGCTTCTACGCCTGTCTCGCCAACGGCGGCGAACTCGAGGGCACGCGGCTCCTCTCGGCGGAGACCGTCGAGCGGATGACGGCCCTCGAGGCAGAGACCGACGCGGACGGCACGCTCGGCCGTGAGGGCCGGTTCGCGCTCGGCTTCTGGAAGGGCGGAACGACGGTCGCCCCCTACGGGACGCTCTCGCCAGAGCGCGTCTTCGGCCATGCGGGACTCGGCAGTAGCGTCGGCTGGGCCGACCCCGAGGAGAATATCGCCTTCTCGTACGTCACGAACGGGGTTCGGGACGGTTCCTACGAGCACGTCGCTCGCGTGAACGCGCTCGCGGACGCGGTTCGGCTCGCGGTACTGTCGGACTGA
- a CDS encoding RNB domain-containing ribonuclease, translated as MSNDAQAEAGTADGQGPVEVSEDLARHLENKRDELFEKFEIRDEFPAEVLEEAEARTEDVGTEIHDEIDEREDLRDLTTWTTDPIDAQDFDDALSIEEREDEYVLWVHIADVTHYVNPDTAMWDEAVERGNTVYLPGYTIHMLPPVLAETVCSLVPNEDRLAHTVEMHLDKENLSYETIDIYKSVIESDERLTYSQAENRLEDPDADLHEENKLVYEVANRMHEQRKEDGSLVLNPARDRAHTIIEECMLKANKAVTHELMWSRGVEAMYRVHPQPSPDEWSEALREIQDLDGVSIPGSTWDDPRKAVNATLEEAPGRQLDKIQWAVMKVMPRAKYMNDPFGGHHALNFEIYGHFTSPIRRLSDLINHWIVYQNDVPENLIELCDRASDKQKDAEQCEREYKNFLQEVGLDPMAVNNRGIEVVDDDEADKTL; from the coding sequence ATGAGTAACGACGCACAGGCCGAGGCCGGGACGGCCGACGGCCAGGGCCCGGTCGAGGTCTCCGAGGACCTCGCGCGCCACCTCGAGAACAAACGCGACGAACTCTTCGAGAAGTTCGAGATCCGCGACGAGTTTCCCGCCGAGGTGCTCGAGGAAGCCGAAGCGCGAACCGAGGACGTCGGGACGGAAATCCACGACGAGATCGACGAACGCGAGGATCTCCGGGATCTGACGACCTGGACGACGGACCCCATCGACGCTCAGGACTTCGACGACGCGCTCTCGATCGAGGAACGCGAGGACGAGTACGTTCTCTGGGTCCACATCGCCGACGTCACCCACTACGTCAACCCCGACACCGCGATGTGGGACGAGGCCGTCGAGCGCGGGAACACGGTCTATCTGCCGGGCTACACCATCCACATGCTTCCGCCCGTCCTCGCGGAGACCGTCTGCTCGCTGGTGCCAAACGAGGACCGACTGGCTCACACCGTCGAGATGCACCTCGACAAGGAGAACCTCTCCTACGAGACCATCGACATCTACAAGTCCGTCATCGAATCCGACGAGCGCCTGACCTACTCGCAGGCCGAGAACCGCCTCGAGGATCCCGACGCCGACCTCCACGAGGAGAACAAACTGGTCTACGAGGTCGCGAACCGGATGCACGAACAGCGCAAGGAGGACGGCTCGCTCGTCCTGAACCCCGCCCGCGACCGGGCCCACACCATCATCGAGGAGTGCATGCTGAAGGCCAACAAGGCCGTCACGCACGAGCTCATGTGGTCTCGCGGCGTCGAGGCGATGTACCGCGTCCACCCGCAGCCGAGCCCCGACGAGTGGTCCGAAGCCCTCCGGGAGATTCAGGACCTAGACGGCGTCTCGATCCCCGGCAGCACGTGGGACGACCCCCGAAAGGCCGTCAACGCGACGCTCGAGGAGGCGCCCGGACGGCAACTCGACAAGATCCAGTGGGCAGTGATGAAGGTGATGCCCCGCGCGAAGTACATGAACGACCCGTTCGGCGGCCACCACGCGCTGAACTTCGAGATCTACGGCCACTTCACCAGCCCCATCCGTCGGCTCAGCGACCTGATCAACCACTGGATCGTCTACCAGAACGACGTCCCCGAGAACCTGATCGAACTCTGCGACCGCGCCAGCGACAAGCAGAAGGACGCCGAGCAGTGCGAACGCGAGTACAAGAACTTCCTCCAGGAGGTCGGTCTCGATCCGATGGCGGTCAACAACCGCGGGATCGAGGTCGTGGACGACGACGAAGCCGACAAGACGCTGTAA
- a CDS encoding DUF7562 family protein, translating into MWPSRTRTETVTCLACGDQVTRSMAREYDKHGDRWDREDKEFEHLCKSCHDDLCHYPRDELEALLVESEAGETDRASFLADYLETVEERYGTLEEES; encoded by the coding sequence ATGTGGCCCTCCCGGACGCGCACTGAGACGGTCACGTGTCTCGCCTGCGGCGACCAGGTCACCCGGTCGATGGCGCGCGAGTACGACAAACACGGCGACCGCTGGGATCGCGAGGACAAGGAGTTCGAACACCTATGCAAATCCTGTCACGACGATCTCTGTCACTATCCGCGGGACGAACTCGAGGCCCTGCTCGTCGAGAGCGAAGCCGGCGAAACGGATCGGGCCTCTTTTCTCGCCGACTACCTCGAGACCGTCGAAGAGCGCTACGGGACGCTCGAGGAGGAATCCTGA